One window of Desulfarculus baarsii DSM 2075 genomic DNA carries:
- a CDS encoding electron transfer flavoprotein subunit beta/FixA family protein, which translates to MKIIVCVKQAPDSANVKIDPQTHTLLREGVAAIINPFDLFALEAALALRDEHGGRVDVISMGPAQAAEAIKETIGYGVDEGVLLCDRAFAGADTWATTAALAAGVRHMGGADVIICGKQAIDGDTAQVGPGLAQRLGLPHVAFVRRIRQVGAESMVVERQMDDGHDVVEVKLPCLITVVRQIGQVRPPSLKGKMRAKKYAPTVLGAVDLGLDPAQVGLAGSFTQVVKVFAPELGGEHRLWQGPPQETGARLVDALIDGRAIILGE; encoded by the coding sequence ATGAAGATCATCGTCTGCGTCAAGCAAGCGCCCGACAGCGCCAACGTCAAGATCGACCCCCAGACCCACACCCTCCTGCGCGAGGGCGTGGCGGCGATCATCAACCCCTTCGACCTGTTCGCCCTGGAGGCGGCCCTGGCCCTGCGCGACGAGCACGGCGGCCGGGTCGACGTCATCTCCATGGGCCCGGCCCAGGCCGCCGAGGCGATCAAAGAGACCATCGGCTACGGCGTCGACGAGGGCGTGTTGCTCTGCGACCGGGCCTTTGCCGGGGCCGACACCTGGGCCACCACCGCCGCCCTGGCCGCCGGCGTGCGCCACATGGGCGGGGCCGACGTGATCATCTGCGGCAAGCAGGCCATCGACGGCGACACGGCCCAGGTTGGCCCGGGCCTGGCCCAGCGGCTTGGCCTGCCCCACGTGGCCTTTGTGCGGCGCATCCGCCAGGTGGGCGCGGAGAGCATGGTCGTCGAGCGGCAAATGGACGACGGTCACGACGTGGTCGAGGTCAAATTGCCCTGTCTGATCACCGTCGTGCGGCAGATCGGCCAGGTGCGGCCGCCCTCGCTCAAGGGCAAGATGCGGGCCAAGAAATACGCGCCCACCGTGCTGGGCGCGGTCGACCTGGGCCTGGACCCGGCCCAGGTGGGCCTGGCCGGCAGCTTCACCCAGGTGGTCAAGGTTTTCGCGCCCGAACTGGGCGGCGAGCACCGGCTGTGGCAAGGTCCGCCCCAGGAAACCGGGGCCAGGCTCGTCGACGCGCTGATCGACGGCCGCGCGATCATCCTGGGAGAGTGA